Proteins encoded by one window of Agelaius phoeniceus isolate bAgePho1 chromosome 5, bAgePho1.hap1, whole genome shotgun sequence:
- the TMEM140 gene encoding transmembrane protein 140 isoform X1, with the protein MPIPGIPTAALTMVARKHAGTRMGVLPQWCAKKLLPVLALLEAVGTLALVSYALLYEAGNLVNLPDKRIGFYNFCLWNGTAGELQCLDTEHLQAMGISPLQLGLARVCVYSCLVFILFHLPFVLNVNCTFKGQGEGWKMIRIILFIKMIILSGGLGMFLLQTSHWIHPSDFTGGFLALLGTQALLLLQILTVTVYLSWAKHTHMCQNHLTEEALPTKI; encoded by the exons ATGCcaatcccag GcatccccacagcagctcttaCCATGGTAGCAAGAAAGCATGCAGGCACCAGGATGGGCGTGCTGCCACAGTGGTGTGCCAAGAAGCTGCTGCccgtgctggctctgctggaggctgttGGGACCCTGGCCCTGGTGTCCTACGCTCTGCTGTACGAGGCCGGGAACCTGGTGAACCTCCCTGACAAACGCATTGGCTTTTACAACTTCTGCCTGTGGAATGGTacagctggggagctgcagtgcctggacACCGAGCATCTGCAGGCAATGGGCATCAGCCCACTGCAACTGGGACTAGCCAGGGTTTGTGTGTATAGCTGCCTGGTCTTCATCCTCTTCCACCTcccttttgttttaaatgtgaATTGCACATTtaaagggcagggagagggatggAAGATGATTCGCATCATACTCTTCATCAAGATGATAATCCTGTCTGGAGGCCTGGGTATGTTTCTTTTACAAACCTCACACTGGATTCATCCCTCTGATTTCACTGGAGGCTTCCTGGCACTGCTTGGGACTCAGGCTCTGCTACTGCTCCAGATTCTCACTGTCACTGTGTACCTCAGCTGGGCCAAGCACACACATATGTGTCAAAACCATTTAACTGAGGAGGCCCTGCCCACTAAGATTTGA
- the TMEM140 gene encoding transmembrane protein 140 isoform X2 yields MVARKHAGTRMGVLPQWCAKKLLPVLALLEAVGTLALVSYALLYEAGNLVNLPDKRIGFYNFCLWNGTAGELQCLDTEHLQAMGISPLQLGLARVCVYSCLVFILFHLPFVLNVNCTFKGQGEGWKMIRIILFIKMIILSGGLGMFLLQTSHWIHPSDFTGGFLALLGTQALLLLQILTVTVYLSWAKHTHMCQNHLTEEALPTKI; encoded by the coding sequence ATGGTAGCAAGAAAGCATGCAGGCACCAGGATGGGCGTGCTGCCACAGTGGTGTGCCAAGAAGCTGCTGCccgtgctggctctgctggaggctgttGGGACCCTGGCCCTGGTGTCCTACGCTCTGCTGTACGAGGCCGGGAACCTGGTGAACCTCCCTGACAAACGCATTGGCTTTTACAACTTCTGCCTGTGGAATGGTacagctggggagctgcagtgcctggacACCGAGCATCTGCAGGCAATGGGCATCAGCCCACTGCAACTGGGACTAGCCAGGGTTTGTGTGTATAGCTGCCTGGTCTTCATCCTCTTCCACCTcccttttgttttaaatgtgaATTGCACATTtaaagggcagggagagggatggAAGATGATTCGCATCATACTCTTCATCAAGATGATAATCCTGTCTGGAGGCCTGGGTATGTTTCTTTTACAAACCTCACACTGGATTCATCCCTCTGATTTCACTGGAGGCTTCCTGGCACTGCTTGGGACTCAGGCTCTGCTACTGCTCCAGATTCTCACTGTCACTGTGTACCTCAGCTGGGCCAAGCACACACATATGTGTCAAAACCATTTAACTGAGGAGGCCCTGCCCACTAAGATTTGA
- the CYREN gene encoding cell cycle regulator of non-homologous end joining, with translation MAAGARRRQLPAWMGAAGDGRAVAAPAPSAGRRRAAAGRRPAALYCMNEAELLEVALAVLAENLQSEEGEEKARSGSEEEQEIPPTPNEVPGSTACTDGGSDRGPALPSLPAAAAADAEGTGGENSEDDVLKYVREIFFS, from the exons ATGGCGGCTGGGGCCCGGCGGCGGCAGCTCCCGGCCTGGATGGGGGCGGCGGGGGACGGGCGGGCGGTGGCGGCCCCGGCCCCAagcgccgggcggcggcgggcggcggcggggcgcaG GCCGGCGGCGCTGTACTGCATGAACGAGGcggagctgctggaggtggccctggcGGTCCTGGCCGAG AATCTACAGAGCGAGGAGGGTGAAGAGAAGGCCCGGTCCGGGAGcgaagaggagcaggagatcCCGCCAACCCCAAACGAGGTTCCTGGAAGCACGGCCTGCACGGATGGAGGCAGTGACCGCGGTCCGGCACTTCCgtcccttcctgctgctgctgctgctgacgcAGAGGGCACAGGCGGGGAGAACTCTGAGGACGATGTCCTGAAATACGTCAGGGAGATCTTTTTCAGCTAA